One part of the Deltaproteobacteria bacterium genome encodes these proteins:
- a CDS encoding FliI/YscN family ATPase has protein sequence MWGRVNFALERSKPIAERGVVTQLTGLIIEGNGPAASIGTTCSIVQDGKRILAQVVGFRKDRILLMPLDDMHGIAPGATILAHGQGSNIVASTQLLGRTINPMGEPLDDGPAFTDGEEVPLFSQPPSPLGRARIERPYNTGMKVINSLLRIGEGQRVAIMAGSGVGKSTFLGMIARHALSSVNVIGLVGERGREVREFIERDLGEEGLRKSIIVVATSDTSALMRIRAAFVATAIAEYFRDRGENVTLMLDSITRFCMAQREIGLAVGEPPSAHGYTPSVFAILPKLLERAGTKVGAGAITGFYTVLVEGDDMNEPITDAVRGILDGHIVLSRDLAGRGHYPAVDVLQSISRLMPELLDEEGMQLAYRARRVLADYREAEDLITIGAYKEGQNPKVDYAVQHIDRLNTFLTQMPTQKFSLEETARLLRAVFAEEQANATVGKVANVR, from the coding sequence TTGAAGGCAATGGGCCAGCGGCAAGCATAGGCACGACGTGCAGCATTGTTCAGGATGGAAAAAGGATATTAGCTCAAGTAGTTGGCTTTAGAAAAGATCGCATACTGCTAATGCCTCTCGACGACATGCATGGAATTGCGCCAGGAGCCACAATACTGGCGCATGGACAGGGTAGCAACATAGTTGCAAGCACTCAATTGTTGGGGCGAACTATTAACCCCATGGGCGAGCCATTGGACGATGGTCCAGCATTTACCGATGGCGAGGAGGTGCCGCTTTTTTCTCAGCCGCCGTCTCCCTTAGGTAGAGCGCGCATTGAAAGACCTTATAACACGGGCATGAAGGTTATTAATAGTCTGCTTAGGATTGGCGAGGGACAGAGGGTTGCAATCATGGCTGGGTCTGGTGTTGGAAAAAGCACTTTTTTGGGCATGATAGCTCGCCATGCTCTTAGCTCGGTAAATGTTATTGGGTTGGTTGGAGAGCGCGGCAGAGAAGTGAGGGAATTTATTGAGCGGGATTTGGGCGAGGAGGGTTTGCGGAAAAGTATTATAGTAGTAGCTACTAGCGATACTAGTGCGTTGATGCGGATTCGCGCTGCATTTGTCGCAACAGCCATCGCTGAGTATTTTAGAGATCGCGGCGAGAATGTCACTCTGATGCTAGATTCCATAACTCGGTTCTGCATGGCACAAAGAGAAATTGGACTTGCCGTAGGCGAGCCACCCAGCGCGCACGGATATACGCCATCGGTGTTTGCTATATTGCCAAAATTGCTGGAGCGAGCTGGTACTAAGGTGGGAGCGGGAGCTATAACGGGTTTTTATACCGTCTTGGTTGAGGGAGATGATATGAACGAGCCCATTACAGATGCGGTTCGCGGCATATTAGATGGGCATATTGTGCTAAGTAGGGATTTAGCCGGCAGAGGGCATTATCCAGCCGTGGACGTGTTGCAGAGCATTTCGCGACTCATGCCGGAACTGCTAGACGAGGAAGGCATGCAACTCGCTTATCGCGCTAGACGCGTTCTAGCGGATTATCGAGAGGCAGAGGATCTCATTACAATCGGAGCCTATAAAGAGGGGCAAAATCCCAAGGTAGATTATGCCGTACAGCACATCGATAGACTTAACACTTTCCTCACTCAGATGCCCACGCAGAAGTTTTCCTTAGAAGAGACTGCGCGATTGCTAAGAGCGGTGTTTGCTGAAGAGCAGGCAAATGCCACTGTGGGGAAAGTAGCTAATGTGCGTTAG
- the fliJ gene encoding flagellar export protein FliJ gives MKKFKFRLQQVLKYKTLIKKEHERELSAKHQELTEAEDRLGEIVEAQERNALSFEKPIRMAELDLKASYQKHLREALESQRNTIVEAIKAVETAREAYIEKAVEVKALEVVRKSRLEEHKKEVSHCEREDIEETVVQRYRFSRGDITNEEE, from the coding sequence ATGAAGAAGTTTAAATTTCGATTGCAGCAGGTATTGAAATACAAAACTCTCATTAAGAAGGAGCATGAGCGCGAGCTGTCGGCTAAACACCAAGAACTTACAGAAGCGGAGGATAGGCTTGGAGAGATTGTGGAGGCGCAAGAGAGAAATGCGCTGTCGTTTGAGAAACCGATTAGGATGGCAGAGTTAGATTTAAAGGCGAGTTATCAGAAGCATCTGCGCGAAGCGCTCGAAAGCCAGCGAAACACGATCGTAGAGGCTATTAAGGCCGTTGAGACTGCCAGGGAGGCATATATCGAGAAGGCAGTGGAGGTAAAGGCGTTAGAAGTTGTTCGCAAGAGTCGACTAGAGGAGCATAAAAAAGAAGTATCGCATTGCGAGCGAGAAGATATAGAAGAGACAGTTGTTCAGCGATATAGATTTTCTAGAGGTGATATAACAAACGAGGAGGAATAA